The following coding sequences are from one Lolium rigidum isolate FL_2022 chromosome 6, APGP_CSIRO_Lrig_0.1, whole genome shotgun sequence window:
- the LOC124663473 gene encoding uncharacterized protein LOC124663473, with protein MHVLWLLAARRFRRRARAVSTITASAATAPATPCSHGYGVEDDDGPFFDLDLSCCRSAPASSAGSSSESEDSSTSSSSCGAGGDADLVISLQRQRSCSASPPPYDRLSFGRCGWGGALPPQLKFCASEPSDAARLSASGRRGRLRTFSFGAASAKAAFYGGRASFSRSSSSARSARIFAAYGHDSPSPDQEQETGAKRVPPSADVIRRYLGKISRRLRRVAPAADIRLRKSRSASAAQTAAPAQFSSPPSRRDDTLLEKQDGIASAIAHCKESIHRASMSDSDSSLLRSWSDRGTEPASRRAS; from the exons ATGCACGTCCTCTGGCTGCTGGCGGCGCGGCGgttccgccgccgcgcccgcgccgTGTCCACGATCACCGCGAGCGCGGCGACGGCGCCGGCCACCCCGTGCAGCCACGGCTACGGCGTCGAGGACGACgacggcccgttcttcgacctcGACCTGTCGTGCTGCCGCTCCGCGCCCGCCTCCAGCGCCGGCTCCAGCTCCGAGTCCGAGGACtcctcaacctcctcctcctcctgcggcgcgggcggcgacgcCGACCTCGTCATCTCGCTGCAGCGCCAGCGGAGCTgctccgcgtcgccgccgccctaCGACCGCCTCTCCTTCGGCCGGTGCGGGTGGGGCGGCGCGCTGCCCCCGCAGCTGAAGTTCTGCGCTTCGGAGCCCAGCGACGCCGCGCGGCTCAGCGCGAGCGGCAGGCGCGGGAGGCTGCGCACGTTCAGCTTCGGAGCCGCCTCCGCCAAGGCCGCCTTCTACGGCGGCCGCGCCAGCTTCTCCCGCAGCTCCAGCAGCGCGCGCTCCGCGAGGATCTTCGCTGCGTACGGCCACGACTCGCCGTCGCCGGACCAAGAACAAGAAACGGGCGCCAAGAGGGTGCCGCCCTCGGCCGACGTGATCAGGCGGTACCTGGGCAAGATCTCGAGGCGGCTGCGGAGGGTGGCGCCCGCTGCGGACATCCGGCTGCGGAAGAGCCGGTCGGCGTCCGCGGCGCAGACGGCGGCTCCTGCTCAGTTCTCGTCACCGCCGTCCCGCCGTGACGACACGCTCCTGGAGAAGCAGGACGGCATCGCCAGCGCCATCGCGCACTGCAAGGAGTCCATCCACCGTG CGTCCATGTCGGACAGCGATTCGTCGCTTCTGCGGTCGTGGAGTGATCGAGGAACAGAACCTGCATCCCGACGAGCGTCGTAG